Proteins from a genomic interval of Papaver somniferum cultivar HN1 chromosome 4, ASM357369v1, whole genome shotgun sequence:
- the LOC113276342 gene encoding formin-like protein 4, producing MLLFQSWVHLVILIIAYLTFLPFSYSSSHDQVKPTSQNIEVFFPFHHHSQPIPSSNPLSSSSSNVPHHQYSTTSLDATLAKAFAGLVASIVVVAGVLFFCRKYNAGRGSVNTKIMGIRRPREIRVNINNDDHQLKPIGGDDKTGLVVDENGLDVIYWRQLQLSSNDLPKKDSLSKAEKKYQELIGISKREFPKPSIINSSTTLNSRELQVQVQQSSIPPLRAAQSGHFTRSPSTSSTNDMATALFGYVAANRISAKSNNVSPNNATKLSTDPTAQIFILDPYKSQKTAMVIRSLHITRKEILDALLEGKMSLDLETLQKLSDIAPTKEEEEQILAFNGNQTKLADAESFIYHLLKSVPSPFARLKAMLFLSKYDSKVCYLKMSLQTLELGCNELRTNGVFYKLFEAIATTQGTITTEFNLNELRNRCNMKNDNECTHQLEAIVEQVIINEGKRSITRQSQTLKGRNGTSRKSESSLRQRDDHEYRTLGLPVIEGLCKELSHVKKAAYIDYTAVERTCFSLKAGFVEIRELFIENTNDGNKLEDDGFVETMKRFLYRAEEDVKIVKKDEKRVEELVKKTREIYFQNQEIITSTASSDGDHQNLLQVFVMVRELIRMVDQICTDIAGNLKKMETDGLRFQRLSSIL from the exons ATGTTGTTGTTTCAGTCATGGGTTCACCTTGTGATACTCATTATTGCTTACTTgacttttcttcccttctcttattcttcttctcatGACCAGGTCAAACCTACTTCACAAAACATTGAAGTATTCTTCCCATTTCACCATCATTCACAGCCAATACCGAGTTCTAATCCTTTGTCCTCTTCTTCCAGCAATGTTCCTCATCATCAATACAGTACTACAAGTTTAGATGCAACTCTTGCTAAAGCATTTGCAGGTCTTGTTGCTAGTATAGTTGTAGTTGCAGGGGTATTATTTTTCTGCCGAAAATATAATGCTGGCCGTGGCTCAGTAAATACAAAGATCATGGGTATTCGTCGACCAAGGGAGATAAGGGTTAATATTAACAATGATGATCATCAGTTGAAGCCAATTGGTGGAGATGATAAAACCGGACTAGTTGTCGATGAAAATGGCTTAGATGTGATTTATTGGAGGCAGCTTCAGTTATCCTCAAATGATCTCCCGAAGAAAGATAGTTTAAGTAAAGCAGAAAAGAAGTATCAAGAACTAATTGGAATTTCTAAAAGAGAATTCCCTAAGCCTTCTATTATAAATTCATCTACGACTCTAAATAGTCGAGAACTGCAGGTACAGGTGCAACAGTCGTCAATTCCACCTCTGAGGGCTGCTCAAAGTGGCCATTTCACCAGGAGTCCTTCCACCAG TTCTACGAATGACATGGCCACAGCTCTGTTTGGTTATGTCGCTGCGAATCGAATATCTGCAAAGAGTAACAATGTCTCACCAAATAATGCAACAAAATTAAGCACAGACCCCACTGCTCAGATTTTCATCCTTGATCCTTATAAATCCCAAAAGACGGCAATGGTTATTCGATCGCTCCACATTACCCGTAAAGAGATTCTTGATGCTCTCCTAGAAGGCAAAATGAGTCTTGATCTTGAAACTTTACAAAAACTTTCTGATATTGCaccaacaaaagaagaagaagaacagatctTAGCATTTAACGGCAACCAGACAAAACTAGCTGATGCAGAATCTTTCATATACCATCTCTTGAAATCAGTTCCATCTCCTTTTGCTCGTCTCAAAGCCATGCTTTTTCTCTCCAAATATGATTCCAAGGTTTGTTACTTGAAAATGTCATTGCAAACACTTGAGTTAGGTTGCAATGAGCTGAGAACTAATGGAGTATTCTACAAACTTTTTGAAGCCATAGCTACAACTCAAGGTACTATTACAACAGAATTCAATCTCAATGAATTACGAAATCGATGCAATATGAAAAATGACAACGAATGCACACATCAACTTGAAGCTATCGTGGAACAAGTGATTATAAACGAAGGTAAGCGTTCTATAACCAGACAATCTCAAACCCTCAAAGGCAGAAATGGAACTAGTCGAAAATCAGAATCATCTCTAAGACAAAGGGATGACCATGAGTACAGGACTTTAGGATTACCAGTGATTGAAGGTCTATGCAAAGAACTTTCCCATGTTAAGAAAGCTGCTTATATAGATTACACTGCTGTCGAAAGAACTTGTTTTTCTCTTAAAGCTGGTTTTGTGGAAATTAGAGAACTCTTTATAGAGAATACTAATGATGGAAATAAGCTAGAAGATGACGGGTTTGTCGAGACAATGAAAAGATTTTTGTATAGAGCTGAAGAAGATGTAAAAATTgtgaaaaaagatgaaaaaagagttgaggaacttgttAAGAAAACAAGAGAGATTTACTTTCAGAATCAAGAGATTATCACTTCTACTGCTTCGTCAGATGGTGATCATCAAAATTTACTTCAAGTATTTGTCATGGTTAGAGAACTTATAAGGATGGTCGATCAAATATGCACTGATATTGCTGGAAATTTGAAGAAAATGGAGACGGATGGGTTAAGGTTTCAGAGATTGAGCTCCATACTTTGA